A section of the Neorhodopirellula lusitana genome encodes:
- a CDS encoding response regulator transcription factor: protein MVVHPNSVVQIGLQHAWLKSSFVRVCAVGATWNEVAQNPAATVAGVGILGLPASFDAQLEEHRRELDSLIHQASQLKWIVLANHPSNACKQWALQAGVQGYVDGDYSADRLESMVVWVHAGRRMGFDQPDHGVPQPKRGVFLDADTRIAAADKPSRVGHEQAPVVAGQRSSSPSVRETFRVEGMHRASAPKPNGVNRLETLSPREREVLEGLAAGKTNQQIASSLYLSVKTVETYRSRLRQKLKLKDRAEMVAIVRQDA from the coding sequence GTGGTCGTTCACCCGAATAGCGTCGTGCAGATCGGGCTTCAGCATGCATGGTTGAAGTCGTCATTTGTGCGGGTTTGCGCCGTGGGCGCGACCTGGAATGAAGTCGCTCAAAATCCCGCTGCAACTGTTGCCGGGGTTGGGATACTGGGTTTGCCTGCTAGTTTCGACGCTCAGTTAGAAGAGCATCGACGCGAACTGGACTCGCTTATTCACCAAGCTTCCCAACTGAAGTGGATTGTTCTAGCGAACCATCCATCTAACGCCTGTAAGCAATGGGCCTTGCAAGCGGGCGTTCAGGGTTACGTTGATGGCGATTACTCCGCCGATCGTTTGGAGTCGATGGTGGTTTGGGTGCATGCAGGACGGCGGATGGGATTTGATCAGCCTGATCATGGAGTCCCACAGCCCAAGCGTGGAGTCTTTCTGGATGCCGATACAAGGATCGCAGCGGCGGACAAGCCAAGTCGAGTGGGCCACGAGCAGGCGCCCGTGGTTGCTGGACAGCGATCCAGTTCACCGTCGGTGCGAGAAACATTCCGAGTTGAAGGAATGCATCGAGCCAGTGCTCCCAAGCCAAACGGCGTGAATCGGTTGGAAACACTATCGCCAAGAGAACGCGAAGTACTTGAAGGTTTGGCCGCAGGTAAAACGAATCAGCAAATCGCGAGTAGCTTGTACTTAAGTGTGAAGACGGTTGAAACCTATCGAAGTCGACTCCGCCAGAAACTAAAGCTCAAAGATCGCGCCGAAATGGTTGCGATTGTAAGGCAAGATGCCTGA
- a CDS encoding type II secretion system protein GspD has product MSARSLISVTLLLASFLCNACVYRPLPGRTSIDELIQEAIDHSDTYTIVDESTPNVIEGGYVGEDGILYSQDVAGLLPNELHPADSFSTASEIASRDVIDSSLLIREEFIETDVREVLTVLTSEANLDLVLDDNVGGIVNTNCNDLTFEQAIEKVLMPLGLAYSISDGQVVVAPPDPLSPLFSRVSVKRNFRPLHMDIRSLLDSVPAAWLQYVTPIDSAKLLLVQAPPRIVDEIFQRFEAVDQPVPQVVLEAIICVISPDSGFQFGLDWEHAVELDSAKALAIGASGLALNGQVSNAGLSEVFGSFSSTSTFIKLLKEHGYLTIRASPHVMAKDGEQANIAINRETFFSVQPASSQGSNAVFFQQDIQKVDAGITLDITPHIRGDVVTIDIEKAEVSEDVRTANSELSVNPFPVINRRSVSTTVSVKDRKTIVIGGLVQRETIDQVNQIPGLSRLPLVGYLFQTTERQTRDAEVVIFISPRIVHAGETAVCQATFDGEIIR; this is encoded by the coding sequence TTGTCTGCTCGTTCCCTCATTTCAGTCACGTTGCTATTGGCTTCGTTCCTGTGCAACGCATGCGTTTATCGCCCGCTGCCGGGTCGGACGTCGATTGACGAATTGATCCAGGAAGCGATTGACCATTCCGATACCTACACGATCGTGGATGAATCGACACCCAACGTGATCGAAGGCGGATACGTTGGCGAAGACGGAATTCTCTATTCGCAAGACGTAGCGGGTCTCTTGCCAAATGAACTCCATCCTGCTGATTCGTTTTCGACTGCGTCCGAGATTGCTAGTCGCGATGTGATCGACAGCAGTTTGCTGATTCGCGAAGAGTTCATTGAAACGGATGTGCGTGAAGTGCTTACCGTGTTGACATCGGAGGCCAACCTTGACTTGGTGTTGGATGACAACGTGGGCGGAATCGTCAACACGAACTGCAATGATCTGACATTCGAACAAGCGATTGAAAAGGTCTTGATGCCATTGGGGTTGGCGTATTCGATTTCTGATGGCCAAGTGGTTGTCGCTCCACCAGATCCCTTGTCGCCTCTCTTTTCACGAGTCTCTGTGAAACGCAACTTTCGTCCATTGCATATGGATATTCGTTCGTTGCTCGATTCGGTCCCTGCGGCTTGGCTTCAATATGTGACGCCCATTGACTCAGCAAAATTGTTGCTTGTTCAAGCACCTCCACGCATCGTCGATGAAATCTTTCAGCGATTTGAGGCCGTTGATCAGCCGGTCCCGCAAGTCGTTTTGGAAGCGATTATCTGTGTCATATCGCCGGACTCAGGGTTCCAGTTTGGACTGGATTGGGAACACGCTGTTGAACTGGACAGCGCAAAGGCTTTGGCGATTGGTGCATCGGGGTTAGCGCTCAATGGACAAGTTAGCAACGCGGGATTGAGTGAGGTTTTTGGCAGTTTCAGTAGTACATCGACATTCATTAAGCTGCTTAAAGAACACGGCTATCTGACGATTCGAGCGTCACCGCATGTGATGGCGAAAGATGGTGAGCAAGCGAACATTGCGATCAACCGTGAAACCTTTTTTTCCGTTCAACCCGCCAGTAGCCAAGGATCCAACGCTGTTTTCTTTCAACAGGATATTCAAAAAGTAGATGCTGGGATCACGTTGGATATCACGCCTCATATCCGTGGAGATGTGGTCACGATTGATATTGAGAAAGCGGAAGTGAGTGAGGATGTTCGGACGGCGAATAGTGAGCTATCGGTTAACCCCTTTCCCGTTATCAACCGTCGAAGTGTTTCGACAACAGTAAGTGTCAAAGATAGAAAAACCATTGTGATAGGTGGGCTAGTTCAAAGAGAAACAATTGATCAAGTAAATCAGATACCTGGTCTGAGTCGCTTGCCATTGGTGGGCTATCTTTTTCAGACGACCGAACGGCAAACGCGTGACGCTGAGGTGGTGATTTTTATCTCGCCAAGAATTGTTCACGCGGGTGAGACTGCCGTTTGTCAAGCGACTTTTGACGGCGAGATCATTCGCTAG
- a CDS encoding aminotransferase class I/II-fold pyridoxal phosphate-dependent enzyme: MPPRDHFVSILRHWEQVRPDANAFSFTDGEEVEKSLTYAELWEEVRGLAGYLQGRCGIRPGDRVLLLYPPGLDFVVSLFAVFAAGAIAVPAFPPRRNRKASRIRSIVLDADARWALSTQSVIEQLSGPELHEDLVGVQLLGTDSLQNRDSSYWRCPRLRSDSLGVLQYTSGSTGSPKGVMLTHENLIANSQLILHAFQPEEAIVGASWLPTYHDMGLIGGVVMPMYMGSPNVLMSPMAFLQRPARWLQVISKHKVTISGGPNFAYQLCVDKISDSELEGLDLSTWSVAFNGAEPIRSSTLRQFTERFAKVGFRPSSHLPCYGMAETTLIITGGPKETRPVLKQFDGSELDKKKVVPLDAKSAADASSARELTGCGRVLPGERIEIVDPDTCKLLPAGSIGEIWVQSPSVGRGYWQRREETAKTFSAMTDDGQGPFLRSGDLGFLHEGQLYVSGRLKDMIIVRGVNRYPQDIEETVENASDLVQAGSVAAFAMTDSDREQLVIVAETIRRRDMDWDDHLQAIRRAVTAEHDLPPDAIYLVRNSSVPKTSSGKIQRHACLHAVRDNELKTVAQWVRGEESSVTFGGAGETMMKAAAGTAGLNVEADPIVIDAVESHVRRIAGERAGQISTDTNIVLDLGLDSLERLEIARNLERTFGGRFPEQVLDEIETIGQTAAAVERYLPAGTRSHAEAFLRDPSSQLGTSDDQVDTTGLQAAITDANGSVSRPIRTNTVAAEDDVTQFTEYRRLKTTMRQMQLTGCPNPFFTVHDGIVGDTTVIDGKEYISFASYNYVGLSGHPEVSAAASDAIQKYGTSVSASRLVSGEKPIHGELESKIADWVGVDASILMVGGHATNETTIGHLVGPEDLILHDALSHNSIVQGALLSGAKRRPFPHNDYEALDRMLTALRSQYRRTLVIIEGVYSMDGDFADVPKFIEVKKRHRCLLMVDEAHSFGTMGETGRGMSEFQGFNARDVDIWMGTLSKSASSCGGFIAGSQALIELLRYTAPGFVFSVGMPPAQVAAAMASLNVLAREPERVTRLHENSQLFLKLCQEAGLDTGDSGGTPVVPVITGNSLVALRLSNRLKKDAINVQPILYPAVDESAARLRFFITSEHSEEQIRFTVERTQHHYNELCESTAASLAETG, translated from the coding sequence ATGCCTCCGCGTGACCATTTCGTGTCGATCTTACGACACTGGGAACAGGTACGCCCGGACGCCAATGCGTTCTCATTCACGGATGGGGAAGAGGTCGAGAAATCACTGACCTATGCGGAACTCTGGGAAGAGGTCCGTGGTCTGGCGGGTTACCTGCAAGGACGTTGCGGGATCCGGCCGGGTGATCGCGTGCTGTTGCTTTATCCACCAGGGTTGGACTTCGTTGTTTCACTGTTCGCCGTTTTTGCTGCCGGCGCTATCGCTGTCCCCGCGTTCCCGCCACGCCGCAATCGCAAAGCTTCACGGATCCGTTCGATCGTGCTGGACGCGGATGCGCGCTGGGCGTTGTCGACTCAGTCCGTGATCGAACAACTCTCTGGACCGGAACTGCATGAAGATCTGGTCGGCGTGCAACTACTTGGAACGGATTCGCTTCAGAACCGTGATAGCTCGTACTGGCGTTGCCCACGTCTGCGCAGTGACTCGCTGGGTGTGTTGCAGTACACATCGGGGTCCACCGGTTCGCCCAAAGGCGTCATGCTGACGCACGAAAACCTGATCGCGAACAGCCAGCTGATCTTGCATGCCTTCCAACCGGAGGAAGCAATCGTCGGCGCGTCGTGGCTGCCGACCTATCACGACATGGGACTGATCGGTGGCGTGGTGATGCCGATGTACATGGGCAGCCCCAATGTACTGATGAGCCCGATGGCGTTCCTGCAGCGACCGGCACGTTGGTTGCAAGTGATCTCCAAACACAAAGTGACGATCAGTGGCGGCCCGAACTTCGCATACCAGCTTTGCGTTGACAAAATTTCCGACAGTGAATTAGAAGGCTTGGACTTGTCGACGTGGAGCGTCGCATTCAACGGCGCCGAGCCCATCCGTTCATCGACTTTACGTCAATTCACAGAACGATTCGCCAAGGTTGGTTTCCGCCCCTCGTCCCACTTGCCTTGTTATGGGATGGCCGAGACCACTCTGATCATCACGGGCGGCCCCAAGGAAACAAGGCCGGTCTTGAAACAGTTCGACGGATCGGAACTGGACAAGAAGAAAGTAGTGCCCCTGGATGCCAAAAGTGCCGCCGACGCGTCATCGGCGCGCGAGTTGACCGGCTGTGGTCGTGTCCTGCCGGGCGAACGGATTGAGATTGTTGATCCAGACACATGCAAACTCCTGCCCGCCGGTTCCATTGGTGAAATCTGGGTGCAGAGCCCTTCGGTCGGACGCGGTTATTGGCAACGACGCGAAGAAACAGCCAAGACCTTTTCGGCAATGACGGACGACGGCCAAGGCCCATTCTTGCGGTCCGGTGACCTTGGATTCTTGCACGAAGGCCAACTGTACGTGTCCGGCCGTTTGAAGGACATGATCATCGTGCGGGGCGTCAATCGTTACCCACAAGACATCGAAGAGACTGTCGAAAACGCGAGCGACTTGGTTCAGGCCGGTAGCGTGGCTGCCTTCGCCATGACCGATAGTGATCGCGAACAGTTAGTGATCGTGGCCGAAACGATCCGACGCCGCGACATGGACTGGGACGATCACCTTCAAGCAATCCGCCGAGCGGTGACCGCGGAACACGACCTACCGCCCGACGCGATTTATCTGGTCCGCAATAGCAGCGTTCCCAAAACCAGCAGCGGCAAGATCCAACGACACGCATGCCTGCATGCCGTCCGCGACAACGAATTGAAGACAGTCGCCCAATGGGTACGCGGCGAAGAATCGTCGGTGACGTTTGGCGGCGCAGGCGAAACGATGATGAAAGCCGCCGCCGGAACTGCGGGGTTGAACGTCGAAGCGGACCCGATTGTGATCGACGCGGTTGAATCGCACGTGCGACGAATCGCGGGCGAACGTGCCGGCCAGATTTCCACCGACACCAACATCGTGCTGGACCTTGGCTTGGACAGCCTGGAACGTTTAGAGATCGCTCGGAACTTGGAACGCACCTTTGGTGGCCGCTTTCCCGAACAGGTACTCGACGAAATCGAGACCATTGGCCAGACCGCTGCCGCCGTCGAACGCTACCTGCCCGCAGGAACCCGCAGCCACGCCGAAGCCTTCTTGCGAGATCCAAGTAGCCAACTCGGAACCAGTGACGACCAAGTTGACACCACCGGCCTGCAGGCGGCGATCACCGACGCCAACGGTAGCGTGTCTCGTCCGATTCGCACCAACACCGTCGCAGCCGAAGACGACGTGACTCAGTTCACCGAGTACCGTCGTTTGAAAACAACAATGCGGCAGATGCAGCTAACCGGTTGCCCGAACCCATTCTTCACCGTGCATGATGGAATCGTGGGTGACACCACGGTGATCGACGGCAAAGAGTACATCAGCTTTGCCAGCTACAACTATGTCGGCCTGTCGGGGCACCCTGAAGTGTCTGCAGCCGCATCTGACGCAATCCAGAAGTACGGCACCAGCGTCTCGGCGAGTCGGCTTGTCAGTGGTGAAAAGCCGATTCACGGCGAACTGGAAAGCAAGATCGCTGACTGGGTCGGTGTCGATGCATCGATCTTGATGGTGGGCGGTCACGCGACCAACGAAACCACAATCGGTCACTTGGTCGGTCCCGAAGATTTGATCCTGCACGATGCCCTTTCGCACAACAGTATCGTTCAAGGCGCGTTACTTTCGGGAGCCAAGCGACGTCCATTCCCCCACAATGATTACGAGGCGTTAGATCGCATGCTGACGGCCCTGCGGTCCCAGTACCGTCGCACGCTGGTGATCATCGAGGGTGTCTACAGCATGGATGGCGATTTCGCCGACGTCCCCAAGTTCATCGAAGTCAAGAAACGCCACCGCTGTCTGTTGATGGTCGATGAGGCTCACTCGTTTGGCACAATGGGCGAGACCGGTCGCGGCATGTCAGAGTTCCAAGGTTTCAACGCACGTGACGTCGATATCTGGATGGGCACGTTAAGCAAGTCGGCTTCCTCTTGCGGTGGTTTCATCGCGGGTAGCCAAGCGTTGATCGAACTGCTTCGCTACACCGCTCCCGGTTTTGTATTCAGTGTCGGCATGCCACCCGCTCAAGTCGCCGCTGCCATGGCGTCATTGAACGTATTGGCAAGAGAACCCGAGCGAGTGACTCGACTGCACGAAAACAGCCAACTGTTCTTAAAACTCTGCCAAGAAGCAGGACTCGATACCGGCGACAGTGGTGGCACCCCCGTGGTACCGGTAATCACCGGGAACTCGTTGGTGGCATTGCGATTGAGCAACCGTTTGAAGAAAGACGCGATCAACGTTCAGCCAATCTTGTATCCAGCGGTGGACGAGTCAGCTGCACGCTTGCGGTTCTTCATCACCAGCGAGCATTCCGAGGAACAAATTCGGTTCACCGTGGAACGAACGCAGCATCATTACAACGAGCTGTGCGAATCGACAGCGGCATCGTTAGCCGAAACCGGTTGA
- a CDS encoding Trm112 family protein, with the protein MTITPDILPILRCPAGGEGLTLATDEILQRVNQSIEQGLARDQVDARVDQPIEAGLVNRQGDRLYPIRDGIATLIIEDAIRLDP; encoded by the coding sequence GTGACCATCACCCCGGATATCTTACCTATCCTGCGCTGTCCTGCGGGTGGTGAGGGTCTCACCCTTGCCACTGACGAAATCCTTCAACGCGTCAATCAAAGCATTGAACAAGGTCTTGCTCGCGACCAAGTCGACGCCCGAGTGGACCAGCCCATTGAGGCGGGCTTAGTGAATCGGCAAGGCGACCGGCTGTACCCCATTCGTGACGGGATCGCGACGCTGATCATCGAGGATGCCATTCGGCTCGATCCCTAG
- the hemQ gene encoding hydrogen peroxide-dependent heme synthase produces the protein MPEPSAIPDHGWHVGHYFYRFRRELIDGPLSAELCQQFCDALAPGDDAMPKRLAAYWISGHEADFAIMVMDPDPAKVEGIHQALLAPGIGRYVEPAWSFISMSEVSEYVPSVEQYRQRLIKEGNEAESPELAAKVSAYERRLPMMNRNRLEPEFPDWPTACFYPMNKSRVPGANWFTEPFSDRNQMMAEHAQSGMAFAGKVSQLISVGVGLDDWEWMVTLWGRNPQYLKEIVYKMRFDEASAKYGQFGPFYVGYRSNGEEILKHCRLSS, from the coding sequence CTGCCCGAACCCTCGGCGATTCCGGACCACGGATGGCATGTCGGTCACTATTTCTATCGCTTCCGTCGTGAACTGATCGACGGGCCTCTGAGCGCCGAACTGTGCCAGCAATTTTGCGATGCATTGGCCCCCGGCGATGACGCGATGCCGAAACGTTTGGCGGCGTACTGGATCAGTGGCCATGAGGCGGATTTCGCCATCATGGTGATGGATCCCGACCCCGCCAAAGTCGAAGGAATTCACCAAGCCTTGCTGGCTCCTGGAATTGGCCGGTATGTCGAACCGGCCTGGTCGTTCATCTCGATGAGCGAAGTCAGCGAGTACGTCCCATCGGTGGAACAGTATCGCCAGCGTTTGATCAAAGAAGGCAACGAAGCGGAATCGCCCGAATTGGCCGCCAAGGTCAGTGCCTACGAGCGACGTTTACCCATGATGAACCGCAACCGTCTGGAACCGGAGTTCCCCGATTGGCCCACGGCTTGCTTCTACCCAATGAACAAGAGCCGAGTCCCAGGTGCGAACTGGTTCACCGAACCCTTCAGTGACCGCAACCAGATGATGGCCGAGCACGCTCAAAGCGGGATGGCGTTCGCCGGGAAGGTTAGCCAACTGATCTCCGTCGGCGTTGGCCTGGACGACTGGGAATGGATGGTGACCCTCTGGGGCCGAAATCCGCAATACCTGAAGGAAATCGTTTACAAGATGCGATTCGACGAAGCGAGTGCCAAGTACGGCCAATTCGGCCCGTTCTATGTCGGCTATCGCTCCAACGGCGAAGAGATCCTGAAGCATTGCCGCCTGTCGTCCTAA